One window from the genome of Nicotiana sylvestris chromosome 9, ASM39365v2, whole genome shotgun sequence encodes:
- the LOC138877801 gene encoding uncharacterized protein produces the protein MLDAEIHLDATGLGEAIKDKNKSSTQDCAKALIFLRHHIDEGLKIEYLTFKDPLILWNGLKERYDNLKLVTLPQARYDLAHLRLQEFKSVSEYNSAMFIITSKLKLCGDTITDYAMLEKTFTTFHASNMVPHQQYREKAYIDQCISCVPGIGKQKKERKISSANSNNKFSNKQQRPIANSSRFNNQAGNPVCNPAILKTSTGKAEKEPDARK, from the exons atgttggatgctgaaatccatttagatgcaacGGGTCTTGGAGAAGCcattaaagataaaaataaatcaTCTACTCAAGActgtgctaaggccttgattttcttgcgccatCACATTGATGAAGGAttgaaaatagaatatctcacATTCAAAGATCCACTTATTTTGTGGAAtggcttaaaggaaagatatgacaacttaaagttggtcactcttccacaagcacgatatgatttGGCTCATCTGAGGCTCCAAGAatttaagtctgtttctgaatataattctgcgATGTTCataattacttctaaattgaaactctgtggagataCTATCACTGACTATGCTATGCTTGAAAAAACGTTCACAAcgtttcatgcctccaatatggtcCCGCACCAGCAGTACCGAGAGAAAG cctacattgaccagtgtatcagttgtgtacctggtataggaaagcaaaagaaggaGAGGAAGATCAGTAGtgcaaacagcaacaacaaattCAGCAACAAACAGCAACGCCCAATAGCAAACAGTAGCAGATTCAACAACCAAGCAGGAAATCCAGTTTGCAACCCAGCAATACTAAAAACAAGCACAGGCAAAGCAGAGAAGGAACCAGATGCAAGAAAGTAG